In Amphiura filiformis chromosome 2, Afil_fr2py, whole genome shotgun sequence, one DNA window encodes the following:
- the LOC140142284 gene encoding mitogen-activated protein kinase kinase kinase 20-like produces MATAFPIDTIGFKNIKFHEKLGEGAFGSVHRVTFSGIFSNQFNGYRQAAAKSVFKLEEREIEVMSQLHHKNIVKLIGFSEAGPIHVILMEYAPNGSLHDYLSDSSKPLTNELKRKWIKESALAIQYLHRHNFLHRDIKGSNCILFEDNLLKIADFGLARKIDHSQTTSSQKGTNRYMAPEIHRGNEHGRAVYSKPADIYAYGMLTLEICTRNEPFEGTEWQTVVFEVGSGRLKPSVPATCPKELGDIMQQCWNYDPKQRPTIGSIVQGILYYKIHISCVTPIQ; encoded by the coding sequence ATGGCCACTGCTTTTCCAATAGACACAATTGgattcaaaaacataaaattcCATGAAAAACTTGGGGAAGGAGCGTTTGGGTCCGTCCACCGTGTAACCTTCAGTGGGATATTCAGTAATCAGTTTAATGGATACAGACAAGCTGCTGCCAAGTCAGTTTTTAAGCTAGAAGAAAGGGAAATTGAAGTCATGAGTCAACTTcaccacaaaaatattgtcaagttgATTGGGTTTTCTGAAGCAGGACCAATTCATGTTATTCTGATGGAGTATGCCCCAAATGGTTCCCTACATGATTATCTATCTGATTCTTCCAAGCCTCTGACCAATGAGTTGAAAAGAAAATGGATCAAGGAATCAGCGCTAGCCATCCAGTACCTGCACAGACATAACTTTCTGCACAGAGACATCAAGGGGTCTAATTGTATTCTCTTTGAGGACAATCTGTTAAAGATTGCTGATTTTGGACTTGCTCGCAAAATAGATCACTCCCAAACAACATCTAGCCAAAAAGGAACCAATCGATATATGGCACCAGAAATTCACAGAGGGAATGAACACGGAAGAGCAGTATACTCAAAGCCAGCAGATATCTACGCATATGGGATGCTCACTTTAGAGATCTGCACAAGAAATGAGCCTTTTGAAGGGACAGAGTGGCAAACTGTGGTCTTTGAAGTGGGCAGCGGTAGATTGAAGCCTTCAGTACCAGCAACTTGCCCAAAAGAGCTTGGAGATATCATGCAGCAGTGCTGGAATTATGATCCCAAACAACGACCTACTATTGGATCAATAGTGCAAGGTATTCTATActataaaatacatatttcaTGTGTCACCcctattcagtaa